One window of the Streptobacillus ratti genome contains the following:
- a CDS encoding carbohydrate kinase family protein, which yields MICIIGGANIDIQGFSYNSIILNDSNPGKIEKGFGGVARNITENLSHLNLNTKFIAPIGDDEFSISLLNYMNNKKVDMSHCLIIPNESLSTYLSVLNDENEMIVAIASMSILEKLDIDYIKSKETHIKDADVLVIDTNLRQDVIEYISTFDKKLIVDLVSTTKAKKIRNILNKIHSIKPNKIEAELLTGIEIKDEESMILASQKLLNQGIKNVYITLGKDGVFYMNKEKHGLINNPKIKAVDITGAGDSFTAGIAYSVKNNYDIEKSAKVAMSMSIINVTNIGTCYQGLTTDLLNKTLKTYFNIEL from the coding sequence ATGATTTGTATTATAGGTGGTGCTAACATCGATATACAAGGATTTTCATATAATTCTATTATACTAAATGATTCAAATCCAGGTAAAATAGAAAAAGGATTTGGTGGTGTAGCAAGAAATATTACAGAAAATCTTTCTCATTTAAATTTAAATACAAAATTTATTGCACCAATAGGTGATGATGAATTTTCTATTTCATTATTAAACTATATGAATAATAAAAAAGTTGATATGTCCCATTGTTTAATTATACCTAATGAGTCTTTATCAACTTATTTATCTGTTTTAAATGATGAAAATGAGATGATAGTAGCAATAGCAAGTATGTCCATATTAGAAAAATTAGATATAGACTATATAAAGAGTAAAGAAACACATATTAAAGATGCTGATGTTTTAGTTATTGATACAAATTTACGTCAAGATGTTATAGAATATATTTCAACATTTGATAAAAAACTTATAGTTGATTTAGTTTCAACTACTAAAGCAAAAAAAATAAGAAATATTCTTAATAAAATTCATTCTATTAAACCAAATAAAATAGAGGCTGAACTTTTAACAGGAATAGAAATTAAAGATGAAGAAAGTATGATATTAGCAAGTCAAAAACTTTTAAATCAAGGAATTAAAAATGTATATATTACTCTAGGTAAAGACGGAGTATTTTATATGAATAAAGAAAAGCATGGATTAATTAATAATCCTAAAATAAAAGCTGTAGATATTACTGGTGCAGGAGATTCATTTACAGCTGGGATAGCATATTCAGTGAAAAATAATTATGATATAGAAAAAAGTGCTAAAGTTGCAATGTCTATGTCAATAATTAATGTTACTAATATTGGTACTTGTTATCAAGGACTAACAACAGATTTATTAAATAAAACTTTAAAAACATATTTTAATATAGAATTATAG
- the rpiB gene encoding ribose 5-phosphate isomerase B, producing MKIAIGNDHSGVDFKNQLVDYLLSKGIEVLNVGTDSIESVDYPDIAKEVSKKILDKNADFGILICGTGIGISISANRISGIRAALVTNELCARLSRQHNDANILVFGARVTGIELAKSCIDAFLSSEFEGGRHSGRVSKIECSCRNGVIE from the coding sequence ATGAAAATTGCAATAGGAAATGATCATTCAGGTGTTGATTTTAAAAATCAATTAGTAGATTATTTGTTATCAAAAGGAATTGAAGTATTAAATGTAGGAACTGATAGTATAGAGTCTGTAGATTATCCAGATATAGCTAAAGAAGTTTCAAAAAAAATATTAGATAAAAATGCAGACTTTGGAATATTAATATGTGGTACAGGTATAGGAATATCAATATCTGCAAATAGAATATCTGGAATTAGAGCAGCTTTAGTTACCAATGAATTATGTGCAAGATTATCAAGACAACATAATGATGCAAATATATTAGTATTTGGAGCAAGAGTTACAGGAATTGAACTTGCAAAATCATGTATAGATGCCTTTTTAAGTTCTGAATTTGAGGGTGGCAGACATAGTGGTAGAGTTTCAAAAATTGAATGTTCTTGTAGAAATGGAGTGATAGAATAA